The Rosa rugosa chromosome 1, drRosRugo1.1, whole genome shotgun sequence genomic sequence ATAAAGTAAACCAAAATCAAGTGTACCTTTGAGGGAACGAAGAATTCTTTTGGCTGTCTTCATGTGGGTGCTAGTTGTTAGCAGAGAGAGTAAAAACTTGCCGCATTTTTACCAAATCTACAGCTATTGTACACGTGTCCAGAAACTATATAAGTTGCTGTTGTAACCCTTTTCAATTCATTCGATCAATACAGTAGCATAGTCTCTCTATTTTCTCtacattttttcttcttcttcaagctttCATGGTATCAAGAGCTCATGTTGATCGGTGACCTAGGGTTTAATCAACAAGATTTCAAGATCAGTATCATACTCGATTCAAGCCTTTCCGTATTCGATTAAGTTCTCTACCTACAAAGATTCAGATAAGTTTTAcattgaagaagaagttcgATTCTACTAGTTTTCGAAGATAATTGCTGAAATTTACTGTGATCTTTTAGCTTCGAAGCTTTGGTTTCATATATCCAGTGTTTGATTGTGCTTTTCCATcctctagaaaaaaaaaaaaaagttgttaaTTCTTGAAGCTCTGTGAAATTTGGTGTTCTTGAGGTTACAAAACTCTAGATAATTCTGAAGCTCTCACCGCATCTGGTAGTGATTTGCAACTAATGGACTAAGATCTCTCACAATTATTTCGTCGAACATCTGGTGTGCATTTCAATCTTAGCTCAGTTGGACTACTTCTCGTTCTAACTTTTGAATTTGTCTCAATATAGAAGGTTCTTCGATCTGGAATGGTTCTTGAATCATGCTATATCAGTAATTCTATTTTAGACGAGTGGTTTTATATGCTGAACAAGTGATGATTGATCGAATTATGCTTATTCTCTATTGATTTGGACATATATGAAAGTAGATGATGAGATATTGTTGTGCTGTACGTTGTTAGAGTTTGCAATATCAGTAACATTAATACCACGAAAGGTGTAGCAAGTCGCATCCATTGATAGTTGAGCTTCTTGTCATCTACAAAATTCCATTGTTGGTTGCTATCTCTACACTGATTGTTTAGCATCCATTGCGATATTCTTGGTTGGTCTACTCTATTGGTCTGCAAGATTAATTGATAAATTTTGTTCGTTTCTTGAAGAAGCATTATAGAAAAGTTACAGAAGAACCACTATTGTTTAATGAAGATTCTTGATATGGAAGATTGTTGCTTGTTCATAGTTGATTGACAAGGGTTTCATGGATTTGCAATAGACTTGTCTAGAGTGTGTCTAAGAATTTCCAGGCTTTGGACTAAGGCTTTACTATTGTTTTTGTATTTCTACATTCAAGAAACTACATTTTTGCTTCAGTGCTACCCTGAATCATGTATAAGAACACTTTGCTACAGAATTATCTTCTCTCTAACTTCACCAATCTAATCAGAGTAAGCTTAGATGAGATGTTGGAATCAATGTTGGTGGGTTGTGACCTAATGGGATATATTGATGGGTCTGTCCCTTGTCCGCCACAATACAAAGTTGCACATGAGGTTGGTTTTACCCCAGAGCCAGAGCTTACACAAGAGTATAAGGATTGGAGGAAGAATGACTCTACCTTGATTGCTTTACTAGCTGCTACATTGTCATCTGATGCTCTTTCATTTACTGTTGGGAGTAAAACCTCAAAAGAAGTTTGGTTTTTGCTTGAGGAGAGATATGCTAAACTTTCAAAGTTAAAAGCTTTCGAGCTCCAGACCTCTATGCAGAAAATTCATAAAGGTAAAGATAGCATTGACAAGTATATGGAGCGGTTTAAAGCTATTCGGGATAAACTTTCATTAGCTAGAGTTTTCATTCCTGATGACGAAATGGTGAATTTGATCTTGGATGGGCTACCTACTGAATTCGCAACTATCAGATTGATCATTTGTACTAGAGAAATAGCTACATCTCTACCAGAACTTCGTACACTACTCTTAGATGTTGAAGCTGATCTTGATCAAGAACCAAAGATCATTGCCTCTGCTCCCACGACATCAAAAGCTACAAGGAACCAAGCCTCTCCACTTTCTGAATCTCATCATGGCAGTACACATACTCACGGATCCTACAACTTGCCTTTTACAGGACATTTTCATCAGAGGAATCAAGGCAGAGGCCTTTTTCACACAGTCGGTGACAGGTACTATCATAATGTTAATATGATCCCTGGAGTTTCAAGTGTCCATAACTATATTACTTCACCTACTGCCTCCACTACACACTTTGGATATGCCAAACCACAAAATACTATGATGTCAAGCTCTGGATTTGCTATTCCAAATATTCCTATAAATCATCAGCCTTCATATAATTCTGGTGTGCTTAGTCCTACTTCTGGTGCTCATTCCACACCTTTTAGTTTTTCCCATCTTAATGTACATAATGCATCCCCCACTATTGCTATTAGTCCTGTTACCCAAATTGGATATGTGCCTTCATCCACCACAATGACCTTCAATCCTGGATTTATAAATGCACCTGCCTTATCTCCCTCTATTGGATATCAATCTGCATTCAACGCCAATGCAATGATGAATAATGGTATGATGAGCAATGGTACCTATGTCTCTGAACCTGGATCTTGTGTGCCTCCAATTGCTTATTTGATTAACAGTGCATCAGTGTGTAATGCATCTCCAGTTGGCCATTTGTCTGCACCATACAGTAGTACCACACAGCAAAATGTTTATTGTTGTTTCTCTCAACCTATTGGTATCATTGTACAAAGTGAAGGACTGCAAAAAGGTATAATGGTCGACACCAACACCAGTAACAGGGCAACTCTCAGAATTTGAATAAGGGCTTCTCATCACGACGATATGGTAGCTTCTTACAAAATAACACAAGACAGTTTCAGATTGCCAGAAATTTCAAAGATCATAGAAACTCTGCACAAAGATGTTATCATAGAAACTCTCAGCCTCAGAATATTGCTTTGAGCTCATATGTGGAATGCCAAATATGCAGGAGGCTTGGACACATTGccaaaatttgcagagataaaCAGAAGTCAAATAACAACTCTCAGAATGCTCAACCACATCCCTGTACTTCCATGCCAATCATTCCTCCTGGTTGAAGAATCAAGTCTGATATCTTCACCAAAGGTCTGTGTTCTTCGCAGCATACTCACTCTTTGCAGCAGCTTGATGCTCCAAATCTCCCATCAAGCTGAGGAGGGGTGTTAACAGAGAGAGTAAAAACTTGCCGCATTTTTACCAAATCTACAGCTATTGTACACGTGTCCAGAAACTATATAAGCTGCTGTTGTAACCCTTTTCAATTCATTCGATCAATACAGTAGCATAGTCTCTCTATTTTCTCtgcattttttcttcttcttcaagctttCACTAGTTGGCTCCTCCATGTAACGGCTAACAAGACTAACTCCATAAAGGATATCAGATCTAGTACTTGTTAGATATCTCAAACTTCCAACCAAACTCTTGAAAGTAGTTGAATTCACCTTCTCAGCAACATCATGCTTGGATAACTTCACTCCATACTCCACAAGTGTAATTGCAGGATTGCCCTTATCCATCTTGAATTTTTGGAGGATTTCTCTTGTATAGCCTTCTTGTGAAATGAAGATGCCTTCTTCCATTTGCTTCACTTCAATGTCAACATAGTATGACATGAGCCCAATATCGGTAATCTCGAATTCTCTAGTCATTGCTTTCATGAAATCTTAAAACATTCTTGGATTATTGCTTGTAAAAATTAAATCATCCACATACAAGCAAaccaacaacatatcaacatcATTGTTCACCTTCACATAAAAAGCATGTTCATGTGGACACTTCTTGAAACCATTATCTTGAAAATATTTGTCAATTATGCTATTCTATGCTGTTGGTGAAGCACTTTATCTTGACGCCCTTTCACCACAAACCCCATGGGTTGATCAATATACACGTCCTCTTCTAACATTCCATTCAAGAAAGCAGACTTCACATCCAATTGATAAATCTTCCATTTATTTTGCGTAGCCAAAGAAATAATCAATCTTATAGTTTCCAATCTAGCAACAAAAGCAAATACCTCATCATAGTCGATGTCGGGTCTTTGGTTGTAACCCTTGGCAACAAGCCTTGCTTTGTACCTCTCCACTTCTCCAATTGCATTCTTCTTAGCCTTATAGACCCATTTTACTTCAGTGGTCTTTTGGCCTTCTGGCAAGGCAGCAAACTCCCACGTATTACTCTTCTTGATTGCTTCAATCTCCTCATCCATTGCTTTCCTCCACTTCTTTTCTTGAACAACCGCTTCAAATCTTATTGGCTCACATTCAGCAAATAAGTAAAATAAACTAACATCATCAACCAGTAAAGTTACCTCATAGATTTCATTCAAGCTCTTCTTTCCTTGAGGTCATGTATTTGGTGGTGAATCATCTTGAATTGGTGATGGATGAGGAGTGCGTGGTTGTGATGAAGGAGGAGTTTGTTGTTCCTCTTCATGTCTTCGCGCCacttcaacttcttcttcttcccaaaaaggaaagaaattgtaatatttttcttgatttttccAATTCCAGCTGCCTTCTTCATCAAACTCCACATCTCTGCTAACAACAACCTTGCCTTTGTTGGGGTTGTACAATTTGTAGCCTTTGGAGGAAGCATCATAGCCAATAAAAATAAACTTCTCACTTTTGTCATTCAATTTGGAACGCCTTTGGTCTAGTACATGAGTATATGCAATACTCCCAGATATTCTTAAATGGAACACACTGGGTTTTCTTCCACTCCATGCTTCTTGGGGTGTTTGATTCCACTAGCTTCTAGTAGGACACCAATTGGAAAGATAAACTGCACACTCCACAGTTTCAACCCAAAATTATTTTGGCATGCCCTTGCTCTTCATCATGCTTCGAACCATATTGAGAATTGATATATTTTTCTCTCCACTACGCCGTTTTGTTGAGGAGAGTATGGCACCGTTAAAAAATGTCGAATTCCATTGTCTTCACAAAATTTTTGGAATTCATTTGAAGTAAATTCTCCTCCTCTGTCAGATCTCAACGCCTTAATCTTGCAGCTACTCATATTTTCAACAATAGCCTTGAATTTTTTGAATGCACCAAACACCTCCGATTTCTCCTTTAAAGAATACACCCAAGTTTTTCTACTGAAATCATCAATAAATAGCAGAAAATAATTATTCTTACCAAAAGAACTTGGTTTGATTGGGCTGCAGACATCAGCATGAATAATCTCTAGTGGCTCTTTTGCTTTTGTAGTTGCCTCCTTAGGAAAACTTTTTCTTGAATGCTTTCCAAGAGGACACCCTTCACATAAGTGATTTGGAGAATGAATTGTTGGCAAGCCTTTCACCATTTTTTTCTTCCGTAACATAGACAAATCTTCAAAATTCACGTGCCTAAATCTCAAGTGCCAAAGCCAAGAAGAGTCTTTGACAGAAGCCTTTAGACACCTTGCCAATTTAGTTTGCAGTTTTAGCAAGAACCTTCTATTCTTTGTCATTGGAACTTTGACAATTAGCTTATTCCTCCGATCTCTAATTGAAAGACAAAAGTCTTTCAACAGAATGGTATATCTTTTCTCCAGAAGTTGACCCAGACTCAAAATATTGTTTTTCAATGAGGGCACATAATAAACATTTGAAATAAATTCTTGGCTGCCATCTTTCAAATAAATTAGGATTTTACCTCTCCCTTTAACAGCAACATGGGATTCATCTCCAAATGTGATCTTGCCATTGAATGATTTATCAAAATCCACGAACATGTCTCTGTCACCGGACATGTGATTGCTTGCTCCAGTGTCCAAATATCATAGCTTGTCATtctgctttgttttttgttttttgttttttttcacaTTGGAAGGCTAATAGCAAGGTTCCTTCCTCATCTACTTCTGCATAATTGCTCCTTAGCAAGGTTCCTTCCTCATCTACTTCTGCATAATTGCTCCTCCCTTTGTAGTATCCAGCACCATTTTCACACTCAATAGATTTGTGCTCAACATTTCCACATCTATAACATTGAATTTGGGACTTACCAAACTTGAAATTTCCTTGTTGGTGTGAATTGCTCCATCTTCCATTTCCTCTTGAAGAGTTTGGATTTTGATCTCTTCCTTCATTGTAGCTGGACTTGTAGCCACCTCTTCCAATTCTTCCTCCTCTGCCACCTCTTGCTCCTCTGAATCCTCTTCCACGTCCTCTTCCATTGCCACCTCTTGCTTCATTGAAATTGTTATCATGTCGGAACCTTCTCCACCATTCAAGCTGAGTTTTGTTTGAAGCACTTTCTCCAGGACCGGttctttgttcttcttcttcattttctccTCGTGGGCTTTTAGAGACCCAGAGAGTTGATCAACAGTCAGTGTATCCAAATCTTTGGATTCTTCAATTGCAACAATCACATGCTCAAATTTTAAGTCTAGTGATCATAAGATTTTCTCAACCACCCAGGTGTCGGTAATCTCTTTACCATCTCTTTTCATTTGGTTCACGTGACTCGTGATATATAGTCAGAAATTAATTCTAACTCCTTTTAATGCAAACATTCAAATTCTCCTCTCAGAGTTTGGAGCTGCACTTTCTTCACCTTGTCAACACCTCTATAGAAGTTCTTGAGGATCTCCCAAGCTTCATGTGTCGTTGCCGCATTTgagattttctcaaatgtattGTCATCCAAAGCTTGATGGATGAGACTCAATGCctttttgtctttcttccttGAATCATCCAGTGCCTCCCTTTGGGCTTGTGTCAAAGCCGCTTCATTTTCGGGTACTACGAACCCTCTCTCAACAACTTCCCAAACATCAAAACAACCAATCAAAGTCCTCATCCGAACACTCCAATTATTGTAATTTTCTTTGATGAGCAAAGGAACTTGGAAATGGGCATTGTTTGGACCATTGGCCATTTTTCAAGTggtctctcactctcactctcacagGCTGCtcacaagctctgataccagtttgtTAGAAATGGATGGAGAATAAACACACTCAATATTATGGAAGGGAGAATATTTCACTACAATGCACACAAATGATTACATGCAACTTGTGCAATATATAGGACACTAACAATCATTCTAGACTCTATAACGTCCATAACCGACGTCTAACTTATTGACTCATAACTCTATATCATAATCACCCACTACACCATGAATGACCACTAACTTACATAACGGAAATACTCATTATTTCACGTATTACACCCACTAACTCATGCATGTAACTCACACATTAACCTTCAAATTAAACACAAAATAACAACTAATTAAAGACATGTTTATTTTCCAACACCCCTCCCTAGGACGAAGTCACACAAAGCCCATTTAGAGTCAGGCCAAGCCACGCTCAAACATGCCCAAGCTCACATGGACACTCCTCCATGACCAGACACACTCTCTTTCATGGGCACACTGTCTCTCATGAACGTCCCTCGGCAACCACATGCTCACTCAGGCCAAGCACATGCTAACACATGTCATTCAAAGTTGCACAAGCGAATTCTCAGTGACATGCCTCAACTCGCCTATTACAACATGCCATGAGACCGACTAGCATCGTGGACCCAAGCCTCTTGGCCAATATGGGACTTATTAGTGGGTTATGGTGTGGAAGGTTACAAGTTTTTGCAAGGCCTACGAAGGCCAAATGTCAAGTGTTTAAGGTGTCTTGGGAGCTGAGGACCAAACTTGAATTTGGGTTTCCCGCGCACAGGCTAGTAACAGATACCTCTCATCTCATCACCCTATTGGCTTAGAAAGCATCTTGAATCACGACCCACCTTAAGCCAAAACCTATGCTTCCCCAGTTTTCACCTTATAAGCTTAAGGAAAACCCAAGACAAGAATTGGTTCTAAACCCTTAACTAGGAATAGCTTTATAAGAAATTGAGATCAGTGTTCCCAAGAGAGTCATGACAAAGGGTAAAGAAAATCCTGAATCACTGCTTGATCTTTACACCCTTTCTGTTTAGGGCTTAAGAGATAGCAGTGAGAAAGAGAAGCCTTGCCTTTTCTAAACACTACTACAAATACTACCTATAAGGACACCCTACAAGGACGTCTTTTAGTTGAAGTGTCCTAAAATCCTTTTAAGGACGAGCCGGAAAAAAAACAGGGCAACAGAAGCCCTTTTTTGGCCAAAATTAAACTTTCCCACACAAAGGCGCTCTTTTTTTGGGGCCAAAAGTTAaactccctctccctctccctctccctctctctctctctcgtttctcTCATTTGCCATCTCCTCTCGTGGAAGAACCAAATTGTGGATCTCAGATTCTTTAGCTCTGAGCCAAAAAAATTCACTCACCACGAATGGGTAATTTTCTCTCCCTTCGATCTGACTATGGCTTTTTCATTATGCTTTTTCCCAAATagaaaatttgggaaatttATCGGAGCtaacagtctctctctctctctcgttgatTAAAACAGCTACCGATCTATGTTTTCCAGTCCTTCAATTCCAGTGATTCAAAATTTAGTTGTATGTGTGGGTGTAAATTCGATTTAGGGATTTGAGGAGGAGTTGTTGGAGAAGGAGGTGACGAAGGCGGCGGAGTCGCTATCGTCTCGCACGCTTAACCCCACGAACCCAACACACCCATTTCTCCAGAACGCACTCAACTCCTCCGTCGTAGATTCCAAGACCAGTGTGTCGTTTCTGTAGGTCCTGGCAGGGACTCGGCGATTTCTGGGATTTGGGTTGATCCCTCTCTTATGGCAGTCCCTCATTCTTAAGGTTTTGTTTGCCCAGATCCCTTCGCCTCTTTGTCTGTTTATTTTTTGATGTTATATCATTCTGATGCATTATTTTTAAACTTTTATGGATGATGACGTTGCCTCTTTACTTTTTGGAAGGAAAAGGATGTTCAGTgctccaaaaagaaaagatatatcCATGACCCAACAGTAATATATGAGATATCAGGTTGTGTATTTTAGTTGAGTTGTTCTTCAGTGCTAATTGTGTTGTGCCACAGAATGGTGGTGGGAGCTTTATACTAgctccattttctctttttgtttagTTTATAGTTgagaggaaaataaaaaatacatctATATTCCAGATAGTTTGCATCTCAATGATTCTCTGATGAGTAATATGGCTTGATGTTTTgctattttgtttattattttgctAAAGTGCTTTGTCCTTGATTGCATGATATCTGATCCAGCAAAACAAGGAAATACAGTCCTGATTCCTGAACCATGTCCTTCCAGCTTCACAATTGACAAGAACAAGTGCGTGCCACTTTCAATGGAGAACCAGAAGAATAATAAGGTGGGGTATTTACTGATCGAACACCTGTTCATGGACAATCAGCATATCCCTCTGGTTCTCCATCAAAAGCGTATGCATTTCTCCTTATCAGAGACTCTCTGCTAATGTTCCTGTTCAACTTCATGAGAGGTTTCAAGGTCCGTCATACTCTTAACTTTCTCAGTTTCATCCATTTCATTGTAGCTGGTAGttattatgattataatgttatATTAAATTCATTGCTGGCTCAGTGTGAGTGTGTGCTGCTGCAGGTGAGAGTATCACTAGGTCCTCAGTTATAGAGAAACCTGGAGACCATGGAGAAGCACACTTAGTAGGTCTGGGTGGAACTAGAATTCCGTAAACCATTTCTAATATTAAGTTATGCTGGAGGGTAAGGAACATTTTTTCCCTTTGTGTTTTCCTTGCTTATTTGGCTAGTAGTCTTGGTTAAATTGTTTACCTGTTCTGGGTagtcattttgtttttatttgtcaAAATGAAGTTGAATGATCTGATAGCGGCAGGGGACATTAAGCATTGGAAATATTTGCCAATGGTAACGTTTGAGAGCAAAATTTTGGAATATCTAGGTCGAAAATGCATCAGCCATGAAGACCGTCGATTGGTAATTTACATTCTCTGATTCTTGCTCAACTGTACGTTATTGATTACCCTAATCTGTATACAACTCTCATGCAAGACTATTGTAATTTAAGGTATACGCAGCCACTATGAATTCTTTCAAGAAGATGTAAAAATTATCAACATCATATATAAGTGCATTGGATATAAGTATGTTGGAAAGCCAATCACTATGTCCTTGCATCAAAGTAATCATCTGAGCCATTATGTAGCTAATTTTTAACTAATCATTTAGTTTGAAGATGCAAATCTTATCGATTAGTTTTAAACTTTACTCAGTTACTTCAGAGGTTAAAATATTAATTGTTAACTTCATAATTTACCCCATAATTGTTAGCTTCTTAATACAGGCACAAGCCTACCTTTGTATCCATTATTATATCTGCCTGATTTCCCTTTTATATTTTTGATGTATTATAGAGTTTTGATTGGGATTCTGGAAGCACACACGTCTATCATTGTTACGTCAACATGGATGGGAGTTACAGATTCAAGGTTTGTATGCTTACCTCTCTGTTATAAGTTGAATGTTTTTTTTACATGTTTGCAAATGTATACACAGGAGGAGCAGAAGTTGATTATTAAGTGAAACAGTAATGTAGATATTAATTATATCTTGAAAGGTGCTTTCAGTAAAACAATTGATCTACTGAAGAATCAGGTGGGATCCTGCTATTTTGTTGGATAATGCAGCTTTGTTGTTGGTTGGGAATTCCAGCTTGCTTATATCACTACAGTGCTGTATGATATCACTATGAATATCCTTGTTTGAATCTTATAGACTATGAAAGTATTACCCGTCCCCATTGTAAACTCATGAAGCATGACAAACTTATTAATGCATGGAAGTTTTGCATTAGATTTAGTGATTTCAGTTTGTTATTGTTCTTCCTCTCATGGAAGTTTTGCTGGTGGAACTTTATGTTCTTTGTATAATTCCTTTTTATGGAAACCACTAACTATTTTTTTACCTCTGACAGCCAGCCAGAACTGTTGATTTTGGCACCTGTGATCAATCGGTTCCAGAGGCATATCCAGATAAGGGTACTGTTATTTGACTTGATTCCCTCTGTAATTAATTAAACTGTAGATTAATGATGGGGCCCACATTTTCTACGGTTCctaacttaatttttttttgttgcctTTGGTTGATGGGCAATGTGCTATATTTCTTTGTCCTGCCAGATGAGGAGACAAATGGCTACTTGGCACAATATTCATCAACTGGTTTTACTGATATGGGGAACACAACTGATGAAGGTATTTACAGACATTTCTACAACATATTCAATATGCATCTATTTGCTTTTATTCATGGTGAGTGGTGAGTGCATCTATTTGTACTCCTCGAATTGATGGAAAGGAGTTCTTTCGTCAAGCCAGGTAGGTCTAATTATTTCAAGTCTAATTGATTTCATGGTAGTGAGGTTTGAAACCGATTGAAATATAATGCAATATAGGAGCCACCTATCATATAAGCAGTTCAGTGCATTTCTGGCTTATTCATTGTGGAATAGTTTTGACTGTTTGCTACATCTATGCAACTGAATATCTCGCTTATTCATTGATTACAAAAATAGTGAACAATTTGTATACATTTTCTTCCAGGAAACTCTTAAGGAAAGCAGAGGAGATCTTTGGGACAGATAACAAAGAACTGTATTTATAATTTCAAGGATTGCTTAGCCGCAACATACGTACACCAGTGTCCCCCACACAGTtgcttataacatttataataATCAGTAAGTTCAGCCTCAGTTTATCTCTCCATCCCTGCATTAATATATTTCATGAAGAGTCGTATTTGGCTGTCGGTGGTCAACAAATCTTTGAGATTATGGTCTTGGTGTCTTTATTGCTTCTTGGTACACAAACTTAGTAACTGAATTGCATATGGTTTTAGTTTTGGCTGCTAGGTATATAACACAAACCTTATAGCAAATACATTGTAGAAGTTATCTAAATTTCTGTTTATTGGATTGTTTGTGTAGGTTCTTATTTTGGCAAGGACAAATCATTGGAGCTCAATCTATTCAAGGTTGATAGAACATACCTAATGAGAAAATTAGCATTGTAGTAACGTtacttttttaatttcattttgcaGTTGATTCTCCTTAGATCGGATCTTAATTTGTATACATATTGTATTAGTGTATTTTGGTGACTATATTCATTTTGGCACTTTTAAGAATGCTTgcgatatattttttttttggatggttTTCAACATTTAAGGACCCGGTTTGTGTGTCCTAGTAAGGTATAGAGGACACAGTATTCTTGATATGGGAACACATTTTACGTGTCCTCTATTAGATACAAGGACACTTACTTTGGATTTTAAGGACACAGTTTAGGTGTCCTAGTAAGGTAAAGAGGACACATTTTTCTTGATATGAGAACACAGTTTATGTGTCCTCTATTGGATATGaggacacttttttttttctttaaggaCACAGTTTTAGTGTCCTTGTAGGGAAAAGAGGACTCTTTTCCAGTGTCCTTGTATATGACTTACAATGACTGCTGGATAGAGGACTCTTTTTTAGAGTGTCCTTAAATGTATTAGAGGACCCTTTTCCAGTGTCCTTAAATAatgtttttgtagtagtgaaaaTATGGATTCACATAACATTTTGAAACCCTCAACCCTATACCTAGAGCCCAATATAAAGAGGACTACATTGGGCAAGAAGGGACATCAATCACAACCCCTGCATGCAAATCATGACCACTCCCTTCATGCATAACCAGTTTTAAGCTCACCACACCTTACTCATTTTTCCCTAGACACTCACCCTGTACTACCAATTGATAACCCCGTGTCCACCCTAAATCCTTTATAAGGAGCATGCATCTTATTACACTTGCAGAATCCTAGCTCCCACACCAAGCACACTATTaagctttttttcttttctttttttccgaTACCGCATGCTTGGAGCCTCACCATCACAACAAGGTCTATCTGAGGAAGACTTTGGGCCTAGTCTCATAACTCAAGGGGAAGATTGGATCATCAAGCCCAACAACGGCAAGCCTCTGGGTCCTCAATTTCTACCTCAACACAAGCGAAATTGCAACAAGACACACCACAGCAAACCGGCCAAACTAGGTATCTTGAGATatgatgaacatgattgcaaACAAAGAGCACCCATAGAATCTCCTTCCAAATTCACGAACATAAGTCTCCACATTCCAAATCACAGCTGCACTGGAGAGCAACTGTAGGAAACATGAAACTTGAAGACAAAGAAAAACAAGCAAATCCTCAAAAGTATCAAAGAGATAGTAATCGAATGCATGGTTAATAGTACTATGTTGTAATATTGGGTAGAATCTCGTGTGCAATAGCGGAAAACTGCTTAAAACAACACTCTAAGAAGTGATATCGATGACGATCGCGTTCCTATTGACGATTGATGAATGATATAAGATGTTGAATGCATCGGTGCCTTAGATTGGATTTGGAATAAGGAGAGGACTAGACTTGCAAGAGGAGAGCTTGGGTTAATCAAAGAGATTGAATACAACGAAAAACATAAAAGTAGAGATAAACATA encodes the following:
- the LOC133734935 gene encoding probable RNA-dependent RNA polymerase 3, with protein sequence MLEGDIKHWKYLPMVTFESKILEYLGRKCISHEDRRLSFDWDSGSTHVYHCYVNMDGSYRFKPARTVDFGTCDQSVPEAYPDKDEETNGYLAQYSSTGFTDMGNTTDEGNS